Proteins from a genomic interval of Paenibacillus sp. FSL H8-0048:
- a CDS encoding post-transcriptional regulator yields MESEQWTYDELSEEIEAMCISKAEEFRLLGYEYVTGKDIWDCISRNYAKEGRPPLHRLVNDIYSLKSGSYMTYLTLAAYRGLN; encoded by the coding sequence GTGGAATCGGAACAATGGACATATGACGAGCTTAGTGAAGAGATCGAAGCCATGTGCATCAGCAAAGCGGAGGAATTCCGGCTCCTCGGCTATGAATATGTGACCGGTAAGGATATTTGGGATTGCATCAGCCGCAACTATGCCAAGGAGGGAAGACCTCCCCTGCACAGGCTGGTCAATGACATCTACTCGCTTAAGTCAGGCAGTTATATGACTTATCTGACCTTGGCGGCCTACCGGGGATTGAATTAA
- the secF gene encoding protein translocase subunit SecF: protein MRFKKELDFVHLSKFFYIFSIALTVAGLVFLATFGLNYSVDFKAGSNVDVALSKSVTLAELQPALKDAGIEHEPTITVGDKRVNIRYDQELSDAQSETLKKSINKIDDKASFEINTVDTEMAKELARNAIYSVLLSSIGIIIYVSIRFEWRFALASIVALLHDAFMVVAVFSIFRLEVDITFIVAVLTIIGYSINDTIVIFDRIRENLRFGKQKSYEDLKHLVNKSVMQTLMRSLYTAFTVFIAAFFLLIMGGESIRMFSLAMVIGLLFGAYSSIFIASPLWLLLKKNQKPAAKTPAKA, encoded by the coding sequence GTGCGCTTTAAGAAAGAGCTTGATTTCGTACATTTAAGTAAATTCTTCTATATCTTCTCGATTGCCCTTACTGTAGCGGGTCTGGTCTTTCTGGCAACCTTCGGCCTGAACTACAGCGTTGACTTCAAGGCCGGGTCCAATGTAGACGTAGCGCTCTCGAAGAGTGTTACGCTGGCTGAGCTTCAGCCAGCCTTAAAGGATGCGGGCATCGAGCATGAACCCACCATTACCGTCGGCGACAAGCGCGTCAACATCCGCTATGATCAAGAGCTGAGTGATGCACAAAGTGAGACCCTCAAGAAGTCAATCAACAAGATTGATGACAAGGCGTCTTTTGAAATCAATACCGTAGATACCGAGATGGCTAAGGAGCTGGCCCGTAATGCGATCTATTCCGTGCTGCTCTCCAGTATCGGGATTATCATCTATGTAAGTATCCGTTTTGAATGGCGTTTTGCGCTGGCGTCCATTGTGGCACTGCTTCATGACGCATTCATGGTAGTGGCGGTCTTCTCGATCTTCCGTCTGGAGGTTGATATTACCTTCATTGTCGCGGTGCTGACCATTATCGGTTACTCGATTAATGATACGATCGTTATCTTTGACCGGATACGCGAGAATCTGCGCTTCGGCAAGCAGAAGTCGTATGAGGACTTGAAGCACCTGGTTAACAAAAGTGTAATGCAGACACTCATGCGTTCTCTTTATACAGCCTTCACCGTATTTATTGCTGCATTCTTCCTGCTGATTATGGGCGGGGAGTCGATCCGCATGTTCTCGCTGGCCATGGTTATCGGTCTGCTCTTCGGAGCATATTCATCGATCTTCATTGCAAGTCCGCTCTGGCTGCTCCTGAAAAAGAATCAGAAGCCTGCGGCGAAGACCCCGGCCAAAGCCTAA
- a CDS encoding phosphatase PAP2 family protein produces MIIKEASNALLYQSMNLVVVYTVAIVVILIWIGAGRNPLMALVEIGRELLRSYKFTLIIIGMFSILALNKYELQIEEKMRLTADYTGFIFGLEGHFVRMVQELFYAPWLTPVIVFFYIFMLQAVLAASLGVYLLDKNRVILYATCYTIILTYAIAIPFYLYFPVNEVWSYAPAGVRFVMLDVFPKFEQEYRPLSGLNNCFPSLHTAISVSMALLAYRSGNRRWMVISTISAVIIVFGIFYLGIHWLTDMIGGTLLAVLSTAIAVPLAKLTLRSGEQGLRVRGRVTNTR; encoded by the coding sequence GTGATTATCAAGGAGGCTTCGAATGCTTTGCTGTACCAGTCCATGAATCTTGTAGTTGTGTATACCGTAGCCATTGTTGTAATCCTAATCTGGATCGGCGCAGGGCGCAATCCGCTGATGGCCTTAGTTGAAATCGGGAGAGAGCTGCTGCGGTCCTATAAATTTACACTCATTATTATAGGAATGTTCAGCATTCTTGCCCTGAATAAATATGAGCTGCAGATCGAAGAGAAGATGCGGCTGACCGCAGATTACACCGGCTTTATCTTCGGCCTGGAGGGGCATTTCGTCCGGATGGTTCAAGAGCTATTCTACGCTCCCTGGCTGACACCGGTAATTGTCTTCTTCTATATCTTCATGCTGCAGGCCGTGCTGGCGGCCTCGCTCGGGGTCTATCTGCTGGACAAAAACCGTGTGATCCTCTATGCGACCTGCTACACCATTATTTTAACCTATGCTATCGCTATTCCGTTCTATCTGTACTTTCCGGTTAACGAGGTATGGTCCTATGCGCCTGCAGGGGTACGGTTTGTCATGCTTGATGTTTTCCCGAAGTTTGAACAGGAATACCGGCCGCTATCCGGTCTCAATAACTGCTTCCCGAGCCTGCATACCGCTATTTCCGTATCCATGGCCCTGCTCGCTTACCGCTCCGGCAACCGCCGCTGGATGGTGATCAGTACAATCTCAGCTGTTATTATCGTGTTTGGAATCTTCTATCTTGGCATTCACTGGCTGACCGACATGATTGGCGGCACTTTGCTGGCTGTGCTGTCCACGGCTATCGCCGTACCGCTTGCCAAGCTTACCCTGCGCAGCGGGGAACAGGGCCTTAGAGTGCGGGGCCGGGTCACGAATACACGGTAG
- a CDS encoding DUF421 domain-containing protein, producing MFQHITTHVFLTVLMYIFIFLSMRIMGKREIGKLSVFDLTISIMIAEIAVFVIEDIERPIYDGVVPMATLVLIQVIVAQLSLKSRKLRLLVDGRPSILISDGKIHRGEMRRQRYNIDDLLLQLRGQNIVSPADVEFAILETSGQLTVIEKNANVTSSNQSGNSSSGAERKEKNGDNQKDSGDAESSGGDSASVKLPKHKIRYEGLPIPLIMDGKVQDGNLEMIGKNRFWLRTQIRQKGVSDFRDVFLCSVDHKGELYIAPISPHKGKQT from the coding sequence ATGTTCCAGCATATTACGACCCATGTCTTTCTCACCGTGCTGATGTATATCTTCATTTTCCTGAGCATGCGCATCATGGGCAAACGCGAAATCGGCAAGCTGTCTGTATTTGACCTGACCATTTCCATCATGATTGCCGAGATCGCTGTCTTTGTAATTGAGGATATCGAGCGCCCCATCTATGATGGTGTCGTTCCTATGGCGACTCTGGTGCTGATTCAGGTTATCGTCGCACAGCTCAGTCTGAAAAGCCGGAAGCTGCGCTTATTGGTGGATGGCAGACCCAGCATCCTGATTTCGGACGGGAAGATTCACCGGGGCGAAATGCGCAGGCAGCGGTATAACATTGATGATCTGCTATTGCAGCTCCGCGGGCAGAATATTGTCAGTCCCGCTGATGTGGAGTTCGCGATCCTGGAGACAAGCGGGCAGTTAACGGTGATTGAGAAGAATGCCAATGTCACCTCATCCAATCAGTCGGGCAACAGCAGCTCCGGCGCAGAGCGGAAGGAGAAGAACGGCGATAACCAGAAGGACTCCGGCGATGCTGAATCATCCGGCGGTGACTCTGCTTCTGTGAAGCTGCCGAAGCATAAGATCCGTTATGAAGGTCTGCCGATTCCGCTGATTATGGACGGGAAGGTGCAGGACGGCAATCTGGAGATGATCGGGAAGAACCGTTTCTGGCTTAGAACCCAGATCCGGCAGAAGGGTGTCTCTGATTTCCGGGATGTGTTCCTGTGCTCTGTGGATCATAAGGGGGAGCTCTATATTGCCCCGATTAGTCCCCATAAGGGGAAGCAGACCTAA
- a CDS encoding cation diffusion facilitator family transporter produces MNDKPLPRKQTVAWTGILSDVLLAVAKGSIGYISGSKALLGDAIYSGADAAARAAGVIPWNLKQSHKAAGSAERGRTAQGSREPMAAILFSVLIIMGGLQVAFSAIRDLTRGHLSAPEESALVAVLLCIVFKEAVFQYQYRYFKKKGDGSHAAYADSHRFSLYTSITVFIGIALAITGGYLNWHPLLYMDPIAALLTGCLILRKGYSLIASSVYSKKIQELPSEEAASFIETVQRVHGVIRVEQLRALEEGNYVNLHVKISVNPRISVMEAQDISECARKLLQHRFVHVGEVHMDVVPYDPGYPYKSNHELVDNDIPTLLQ; encoded by the coding sequence ATGAATGACAAACCATTACCCCGGAAACAAACTGTTGCCTGGACCGGAATCCTAAGTGATGTTCTGCTCGCTGTAGCTAAGGGAAGTATCGGTTATATATCAGGCAGCAAAGCATTGTTGGGGGATGCAATCTATTCCGGAGCAGATGCCGCTGCCAGAGCGGCAGGGGTGATTCCGTGGAACCTGAAGCAGAGTCACAAGGCGGCAGGCTCAGCGGAACGCGGCCGGACTGCGCAAGGAAGCAGGGAGCCGATGGCGGCTATTCTGTTCTCCGTGCTGATTATTATGGGCGGGCTGCAGGTTGCTTTCTCGGCTATCCGTGATTTGACAAGGGGACATCTGTCGGCACCGGAGGAGTCAGCACTTGTTGCTGTCCTGCTGTGCATTGTGTTCAAAGAGGCTGTATTTCAATACCAGTACCGTTATTTCAAAAAAAAGGGTGACGGCAGTCACGCGGCTTATGCCGACAGCCACCGGTTCAGCCTGTATACATCTATAACTGTATTTATCGGGATTGCCCTGGCCATAACCGGAGGATACTTGAACTGGCATCCTCTGCTCTACATGGACCCCATCGCAGCTCTGTTGACCGGATGTCTGATTCTCCGCAAAGGCTATTCATTAATTGCTTCCTCTGTATACAGCAAGAAGATTCAGGAGCTTCCTTCCGAGGAAGCAGCCAGCTTCATTGAGACGGTTCAGCGGGTACACGGAGTCATCCGGGTGGAGCAGCTCCGGGCGCTGGAGGAAGGCAACTATGTGAATCTGCATGTGAAGATTAGTGTGAATCCGCGGATCAGCGTGATGGAGGCACAGGATATTTCGGAATGCGCAAGGAAGCTGCTGCAGCACCGGTTCGTTCATGTCGGTGAGGTTCATATGGATGTTGTGCCGTATGATCCGGGTTATCCTTATAAAAGCAATCACGAGCTCGTGGACAACGATATTCCCACGCTGCTTCAGTAG
- the recJ gene encoding single-stranded-DNA-specific exonuclease RecJ, whose translation MLHSKTSWQSPAADSERIQELARSLSISPLLSSLLVQRGMDTADKARVFMDGGAEDRHDPFLLKGMAEAVPRIQKALQEEEHILVYGDYDADGVSSTALMIYLLRHLGASFDIYIPHRSNEGYGLHNHALDWAVQQGVSLVITVDTGISAYHQIAYASELGIDVIVTDHHEPPELLPEAYALINPKLPDCPYPFKGLAGVGVAYKLAEALLGSEVPEEWCEIAAIGTVADLMPLLGENRSLVRRGLSSMRNSAFPGIRALLSVGGIAMNTVSAVNIAFGMAPRINASGRLDHAGRAVTLLTTEDTAEAEQFAGELDLLNKERQLVVERIVTEASAKLEERISRSGLPDIIVLADQGWNVGVVGIVASKLLERYYRPVIILDIHPETGMCKGSARSIPGLDIYAALSSCAELMDHFGGHPAAAGMSLPQGKLEAFDAALNSYAASVLTPEDFVAVTAADGEVSIADLTLQAALELERLAPFGMANPLPRFILRGAVVKETRKMGQEGKHLKLVLQQDKLTIEAVAFGKGPLAELLPDGTAVDVLAELSVNEWNGSRKPQLMLQDLAVPKAQLFDLRGAADAVKQAAHIQELLRTYSGSNPGRSAAVFQNSRTTPLRDLKGMSLWVYDESAGISAVHQPEGAHDEEGLSLLCVLDMPESPEQLEALFTAFPEAENIALLHSIRDGRDRLQVPTRDHFKLLYKWIAAIAAAPTPEHEVLLRLSRQSALGVRMVSRMLDVFDELDFIERSGGTITFVPQPAAKSLSTSEHFVRLGKTAEMEQYFMEGSRSELQEFMLSRRLGAS comes from the coding sequence TTGCTTCATTCAAAAACAAGCTGGCAATCTCCGGCAGCCGATTCCGAGCGTATTCAGGAACTGGCCCGGAGCCTTTCTATTTCTCCGCTCCTTTCTTCACTGCTGGTGCAAAGAGGTATGGATACCGCTGACAAGGCGCGAGTATTCATGGATGGAGGAGCGGAAGATAGACATGATCCATTCCTGCTCAAAGGAATGGCGGAAGCGGTGCCGCGGATTCAGAAGGCACTGCAAGAGGAAGAGCATATTCTGGTGTACGGTGATTATGATGCAGACGGGGTATCCAGCACAGCGCTGATGATCTACCTGTTGCGTCATCTCGGCGCCTCCTTTGACATTTATATTCCCCACCGCTCCAATGAAGGCTATGGACTGCATAATCATGCGCTGGACTGGGCGGTCCAGCAGGGTGTATCTCTCGTCATTACGGTTGATACTGGTATCAGTGCCTATCATCAGATTGCCTACGCCTCTGAGCTTGGCATTGATGTTATTGTCACGGACCATCATGAGCCGCCGGAGCTGCTGCCTGAGGCCTATGCCCTGATTAACCCGAAGCTGCCGGACTGCCCGTATCCGTTCAAGGGTCTGGCCGGAGTGGGGGTGGCTTACAAGCTGGCTGAGGCGCTCCTGGGCAGCGAAGTGCCGGAGGAATGGTGTGAGATTGCCGCCATCGGTACCGTAGCTGACCTGATGCCGCTGCTGGGCGAGAACCGCAGTCTGGTGCGCAGAGGCCTCAGCAGCATGCGGAATTCCGCGTTCCCCGGCATCCGGGCGCTGCTCTCGGTGGGCGGTATTGCCATGAACACCGTCAGTGCGGTGAATATCGCCTTCGGGATGGCTCCGCGTATTAATGCCAGCGGAAGACTGGATCATGCAGGCCGGGCTGTTACACTGCTGACCACGGAAGATACGGCAGAAGCTGAGCAATTTGCCGGAGAGCTGGATCTGCTGAACAAGGAACGCCAGCTGGTTGTGGAGCGAATTGTCACCGAAGCCTCGGCCAAGCTGGAGGAGAGAATCAGCCGGAGCGGGCTGCCGGATATTATTGTGCTGGCGGACCAGGGCTGGAATGTCGGCGTAGTCGGCATTGTGGCCTCCAAGCTGCTGGAGCGGTATTACCGTCCGGTCATTATTCTGGACATTCATCCGGAGACCGGGATGTGCAAGGGCTCTGCCCGCTCCATCCCGGGTCTCGATATCTATGCGGCCTTATCCTCATGCGCCGAATTGATGGACCACTTCGGAGGACATCCGGCCGCTGCCGGGATGAGTCTGCCGCAGGGCAAGCTGGAAGCCTTCGATGCTGCGCTGAATAGCTATGCTGCGTCTGTTCTGACACCGGAGGACTTCGTAGCGGTTACAGCTGCGGACGGCGAAGTCTCCATTGCCGATCTGACCCTCCAGGCTGCGCTTGAGCTGGAGCGGCTTGCGCCGTTCGGCATGGCTAATCCGCTGCCAAGATTCATTCTGCGCGGAGCGGTTGTGAAGGAGACAAGGAAGATGGGCCAGGAGGGTAAGCACCTGAAGCTTGTGCTCCAGCAGGACAAGCTGACGATTGAAGCTGTAGCCTTCGGCAAGGGTCCACTGGCTGAGCTGCTGCCGGACGGCACAGCCGTGGATGTACTGGCAGAGCTGTCCGTCAATGAATGGAACGGCTCGCGCAAGCCTCAGCTGATGCTGCAGGATCTGGCGGTGCCGAAGGCGCAGCTGTTCGATCTGCGCGGCGCAGCTGATGCTGTCAAGCAGGCAGCGCATATTCAGGAGCTGCTCCGCACCTATAGCGGCAGCAATCCGGGCCGGAGTGCTGCGGTCTTCCAGAACAGCCGGACGACGCCGCTGCGTGATCTTAAGGGCATGTCCCTCTGGGTATACGATGAGTCTGCCGGGATCTCTGCTGTACATCAGCCGGAAGGCGCGCATGATGAAGAGGGACTGTCGCTGCTCTGTGTGCTGGATATGCCCGAGTCCCCGGAACAGCTGGAAGCGCTGTTTACTGCTTTTCCTGAGGCGGAGAACATTGCCCTGCTGCATTCGATCCGTGACGGGCGTGACCGTCTGCAGGTTCCTACCCGTGATCATTTCAAATTGTTATATAAATGGATTGCCGCAATCGCTGCAGCTCCAACTCCTGAGCATGAAGTGCTGCTGCGGCTCAGCCGCCAGTCGGCGCTTGGTGTGCGTATGGTGAGCAGAATGCTGGATGTATTCGATGAGCTTGACTTCATTGAGCGCAGCGGCGGCACAATTACTTTTGTTCCGCAGCCTGCCGCCAAGAGTCTGAGCACATCAGAGCATTTCGTCAGACTGGGCAAGACGGCGGAGATGGAGCAGTATTTCATGGAAGGCAGCCGCAGTGAATTGCAGGAATTCATGCTGTCACGACGTTTAGGGGCCTCATAA
- the secD gene encoding protein translocase subunit SecD, whose translation MKRMLSFIITVVVLTGVMVFTTPGLLDRVRLGLDLKGGFEILYHAEPMDTGGTLTRASLQKTAESLEKRANALGTSEPEVTTEGTDRIRLKIAGVTDEAEVRKKMKEPAVLTFRSAKEGDAPGVFSKIELVGSDFVEGAAEVQRDQLNRPEISISIKDKKKFAEITERLLGKELAIYLDENLLSAPPTVRAVLTDGKASISGGYTLDEAREIADTINLGALPLKLTEKYSQSVGATLGKQSLDETVRAGIVGSVIILIFMLLMYRLPGVLASFALILHTWLLILVFVLADFTLTLPGIAAFILGIGMAVDANIITNERIREEMRSGKGIMSSVKAGNKTSFRTVMDANVTTIIVAAVMFAFGTGAVKGFALILIVEIVLSIVTNLYFAHWLLTVLVKAGALNKPKQFGVKESDISAL comes from the coding sequence ATGAAGAGAATGTTGAGCTTTATCATTACCGTGGTCGTTCTAACAGGCGTCATGGTATTTACTACTCCCGGGCTGCTGGACAGAGTCCGTCTGGGTCTTGACCTCAAGGGCGGATTCGAAATTCTGTACCACGCAGAGCCAATGGATACGGGAGGAACTCTGACCCGCGCTTCGCTGCAGAAGACTGCTGAGAGTCTCGAGAAGCGGGCGAATGCACTCGGAACCAGCGAGCCTGAGGTGACCACCGAAGGAACGGACCGCATCCGTCTGAAGATCGCAGGTGTTACCGACGAAGCAGAGGTCCGCAAGAAAATGAAAGAACCCGCAGTTCTCACCTTCCGCAGTGCCAAGGAAGGGGATGCTCCCGGAGTATTCAGTAAGATTGAGCTTGTAGGCAGTGACTTCGTGGAAGGTGCGGCAGAGGTTCAACGCGATCAGCTCAACCGTCCCGAAATCAGCATCTCCATCAAAGACAAGAAGAAATTCGCAGAGATTACTGAGCGTCTGCTGGGTAAGGAACTTGCCATCTACCTGGATGAGAACCTGTTATCTGCGCCTCCAACGGTACGAGCTGTCCTGACCGATGGTAAGGCTTCGATCTCCGGGGGATATACCCTGGATGAAGCCCGTGAGATTGCCGATACGATCAACCTCGGTGCTTTGCCGCTGAAGCTGACAGAGAAATATTCCCAGAGCGTAGGGGCTACACTGGGTAAGCAATCTTTGGATGAGACCGTCAGAGCCGGTATTGTCGGTTCTGTGATTATTTTGATCTTCATGCTGCTTATGTACCGTCTTCCGGGCGTACTGGCCAGCTTCGCGCTGATCCTGCACACCTGGCTGCTGATTCTGGTATTTGTCCTGGCGGACTTTACGCTGACACTTCCCGGGATCGCCGCGTTCATTCTCGGTATAGGGATGGCCGTCGACGCCAATATCATTACCAATGAACGGATCAGGGAAGAAATGCGCAGCGGTAAGGGCATTATGTCTTCCGTCAAAGCAGGGAACAAGACCTCCTTCCGTACAGTTATGGATGCGAATGTAACCACTATTATCGTAGCGGCTGTCATGTTCGCCTTCGGTACTGGTGCGGTCAAAGGCTTCGCGCTGATTCTGATCGTGGAAATTGTACTTAGTATCGTAACAAACCTTTATTTTGCCCACTGGCTGCTGACAGTGCTGGTTAAAGCCGGCGCACTCAACAAGCCGAAGCAATTTGGGGTAAAGGAGAGTGACATCAGTGCGCTTTAA
- the yajC gene encoding preprotein translocase subunit YajC: MSQFYMAAGSGGGGSILGLVGPFVLMFVVFYFLLIRPQQKKTKARNGMLKALKKGDKVVTIGGLHGTIMEISDDIVILRVNDVTRLTFDRGSISHAVVEVEDKM, from the coding sequence ATGTCACAATTTTATATGGCAGCAGGTTCAGGCGGCGGAGGCAGTATTCTGGGTCTAGTAGGTCCTTTTGTACTGATGTTTGTCGTGTTCTACTTCCTGCTGATTCGTCCGCAGCAGAAGAAGACCAAGGCACGCAACGGAATGCTCAAAGCGCTGAAGAAGGGCGATAAGGTAGTTACCATCGGCGGTCTGCACGGAACGATCATGGAGATTTCGGATGACATCGTTATTCTGCGGGTTAATGATGTGACCCGATTGACGTTTGACCGGGGCTCGATCAGTCACGCGGTTGTGGAAGTAGAAGACAAGATGTAA
- a CDS encoding TIGR04086 family membrane protein has product MSLIRRLFSWKISSPVLSGLIRSFLWMMLGAFILSLLLWGSGLQEQDLTMYTYIVHGVAAAFGGLTAGSRAIRRGWYQGGLTGMLYGLAVLLIGFLALDSSPGGMDFLWVLAAAGISALGGMFGVNLQKS; this is encoded by the coding sequence ATGTCTCTGATCAGGCGTCTATTCTCATGGAAAATATCTAGTCCGGTATTATCGGGTTTAATCCGCTCGTTCCTGTGGATGATGCTGGGTGCGTTCATCCTTTCCCTCCTGCTCTGGGGCAGCGGACTGCAGGAACAGGACCTCACGATGTACACCTACATTGTACACGGCGTCGCTGCCGCATTCGGAGGCCTCACCGCAGGCAGCAGAGCCATCCGCAGAGGCTGGTACCAAGGAGGACTCACAGGCATGTTATACGGACTGGCTGTGCTCCTGATCGGATTTCTCGCGCTTGACAGTTCACCGGGAGGAATGGACTTCCTGTGGGTTCTGGCGGCTGCAGGCATCAGCGCACTTGGAGGAATGTTTGGAGTTAATTTACAAAAATCCTAA
- a CDS encoding adenine phosphoribosyltransferase, translating into MDFKNNIRVIPDFPQAGISFKDITTLLKDGAAYRAAIDELKALVAHLEIDVIAGPEARGFVVGAPLAYALGVGFVPIRKSGKLPYETIEVGYDLEYGKDTLAVHTDAIKPGQKVLIADDLLATGGTIATSVNLVEQLGGQVVGAAFLIELTALSGRDKLSDIEVVTLLTYED; encoded by the coding sequence TTGGATTTCAAAAACAATATTCGCGTAATTCCGGATTTCCCCCAGGCAGGAATCAGCTTCAAAGATATTACTACGCTGCTGAAGGACGGCGCTGCATACCGTGCTGCCATCGATGAGCTTAAGGCCCTGGTAGCCCACCTGGAGATCGACGTCATTGCCGGACCGGAGGCGCGCGGCTTTGTAGTGGGTGCGCCGCTGGCTTATGCGCTGGGGGTAGGCTTCGTGCCAATCCGTAAAAGCGGCAAGCTTCCTTATGAGACAATCGAAGTAGGCTATGATCTGGAATACGGCAAGGATACCCTTGCTGTGCATACCGATGCGATCAAGCCAGGCCAGAAGGTGCTGATTGCGGATGATCTGCTGGCTACAGGCGGTACGATTGCTACTTCTGTTAACCTGGTAGAGCAGCTTGGCGGCCAGGTGGTCGGCGCTGCATTCCTGATCGAATTGACAGCTCTGTCCGGACGGGACAAGCTGTCCGATATTGAAGTGGTTACCTTGTTGACTTACGAGGATTAA
- the spoVB gene encoding stage V sporulation protein B: protein MRKQTFIQGTIILLLAGIINRMLGFIPRIALPRIIGAEGVGLYQLGYPFFIVLITVITGGIPLAIAKLVAEAEGENRPEQSRKILQAGLALSLSLGIVFTFVALFSASWVSSVLLTDQRVYYTFVSMTPMIAIVAVSSIYRGYFQGRQNMIPSAFSSVLESVIRIFFMLWFSWMLLPKGIAFAAAGAMLGVTVGEIAGMLALLGQYYFNDKKDRSEPPPSVDVTAQNIQGGAGSEPGQTTTPVLKRLIGISVPVTAGRLIGSFSYLLESIITVRSLALAGIAAAAATAQYGSLQGMVIPLLLLPGVLSSSLAVSLVPSLSEAAARNDLPTIHKRMHQALRLAMVTGAPFAAVMYILAVPLCTLMYGNAADTAPMLRMMAPFAVFLYVQAPLQAALQAMDRPGKALINTLIGAVVKILLILLLASRPEYGILGAIIAIMVNSLLVTLLHGYSVVKLTAMSLRWSDPLKILAATVIMAAGMSYVYTSVPISQSQWIQFLAAGTCGMAIYLSICLLSGLISRRDLERVPFFRRWRS, encoded by the coding sequence GTGAGAAAACAGACCTTTATACAAGGAACGATCATCCTGCTGCTCGCCGGTATCATTAACCGGATGCTTGGCTTCATTCCCCGGATTGCCCTGCCCCGGATCATCGGCGCTGAGGGGGTGGGTCTGTACCAGCTCGGATACCCGTTTTTTATTGTCCTTATTACGGTAATTACAGGAGGAATCCCGCTGGCTATTGCTAAGCTGGTAGCGGAAGCCGAAGGGGAGAACCGCCCGGAGCAGTCCCGCAAAATTCTGCAAGCCGGCCTTGCCCTCAGCTTATCGCTGGGCATTGTGTTCACCTTCGTCGCCCTGTTCAGCGCCTCCTGGGTATCCAGCGTTCTTCTGACGGACCAGCGTGTCTACTACACCTTCGTCAGCATGACCCCCATGATCGCCATCGTCGCCGTCTCATCCATCTACCGGGGATACTTTCAAGGCAGGCAGAACATGATTCCCTCGGCCTTCTCCTCCGTGCTGGAATCGGTCATCCGGATCTTCTTCATGCTGTGGTTCTCCTGGATGCTGCTGCCGAAGGGCATCGCCTTTGCCGCTGCAGGTGCCATGCTTGGCGTGACTGTGGGGGAGATCGCCGGAATGCTGGCCCTGCTGGGACAATATTATTTTAACGACAAAAAAGACAGGTCCGAACCCCCGCCTTCCGTGGATGTAACTGCTCAGAATATACAAGGCGGTGCCGGAAGCGAGCCCGGACAGACAACCACACCTGTCTTAAAACGTCTGATCGGTATTTCTGTGCCGGTAACCGCCGGACGGCTGATCGGCTCATTCTCTTACCTTCTGGAATCCATTATTACCGTGCGTAGCCTCGCGCTTGCCGGAATCGCGGCCGCCGCCGCAACTGCACAATATGGTTCCCTGCAGGGAATGGTGATTCCGCTGCTGCTGTTGCCAGGTGTGCTTAGCTCCTCGCTGGCCGTCTCCCTCGTCCCTTCCTTATCCGAGGCCGCCGCCCGCAACGACCTCCCCACGATTCATAAAAGAATGCACCAGGCGCTGCGGCTCGCCATGGTGACCGGTGCCCCGTTTGCTGCCGTTATGTATATTCTTGCCGTACCGCTCTGTACACTAATGTACGGCAATGCGGCGGATACGGCACCTATGCTTAGAATGATGGCCCCGTTCGCTGTGTTTCTCTACGTACAGGCTCCATTGCAGGCAGCCCTCCAGGCCATGGACCGGCCGGGCAAGGCTCTGATTAATACACTGATAGGCGCCGTTGTCAAAATCCTGCTGATTCTCCTGCTGGCCTCCCGTCCCGAATACGGCATTCTGGGCGCCATCATCGCCATTATGGTTAACAGCCTGCTTGTCACGCTTCTGCACGGCTACAGTGTGGTCAAGCTGACCGCCATGTCCTTACGCTGGTCGGACCCGCTCAAAATCCTGGCCGCTACGGTCATCATGGCCGCCGGGATGTCATATGTCTATACATCTGTTCCGATCTCACAGTCGCAGTGGATACAATTTCTGGCCGCTGGTACTTGTGGCATGGCCATCTATCTAAGCATCTGCCTGTTATCCGGGCTGATCTCCAGGCGTGACCTGGAACGGGTGCCCTTTTTTAGACGCTGGCGCAGTTAG